One Cupriavidus pauculus genomic window, TCGTAGACCACCCAGCCGATCAGCAGATAGGACACCGCGAAGCCGACCGCCGCGCCGGGCGACATGTCCCAGACGTTCTTGTCGATCAGGAACGTGCTTGCGTTGAACAGATACAGCACCACCAGCAGCGCGAAGCCGGTCATCCAGGTCGAGTAGGACTCCCAATAGAACCAGTGCAGGTTCGGCGGCAGCTGCTTTGGCGCGGTCAGGTACTTCTGCGGGTTATAGAACCCGCCGCCGTGCACGGCCCACAGTTCGCCATCGACGCCGCGGGCCTTGAGTTCGGGATCGTCGGGGCGCGTCAGCGAGTTGTCGAGCCAGACGAAATAGAACGACGAGCCGATCCACGCGATCGCGGTGATCACGTGTGCCCATCGCAGCAGCATGTTGAACCAGTCGAGGATATAGCCTTCCATGATGTGTCTCCTTCCCCGCGCCCGATCAGCTGCCGCGATAGGTCGAGTACGACCACGGCGAGACCAGCAGCGGCACGTGGTAGTGCGCGGCGGCATCGGCAATGCCGAAGCGCAGCGTCACCACGTCGAGGAAAGCGGGATCGGGCAGCGTGACCCCTTGCGCGCGGAAGTAGTCGCCGGCGCCGAACTCGAGTTCGTAGACGCCGGGCACGAGCGCGTCGCCTTCAAGCAGCGGCGCGTCGCAGCGGCCATCGTGATTGGTCACGAGGCGCTTGAGCGTTTCGCGCTGATTGTTGACAATTTTATGGAGTGCGATCGACATGCCTTGCCCGGGAATACCGGCGGCCGTGTCCAGCACGTGCGTAGTGAGGCGTCCCATCCTGTTCGTCCTTGACGGTTTGGGTTGTGATAGGCGCCGCTGCCTTCACTAGCACCATTTGTGGGAATGGTGCCCGCTCGGTACGTGTATTCACGCATCCCGGCGCTTGCAGCCGTGCGGCTGCAACGTTGTGCGATGGAGGCGAAGATGCGCTACTCCATCGCGCCTGACAACTCCGTACTTACCCGGATTTGTCGAAAACCTTGACTTGTTTTGTTGACAATATTGAATCCCCATCCAAATAATTGTCAACAATTTTCTCAGCGCCCTTCCCCGCCGCAGATCGCCATGTCCAAGAATCTCAAGCTGATTGCCGCCGCCACCGACGACCTGCCGGCCGCCGACCTCAAGCCCGCGCGCAAGGGGTCCGTGGAGGAGCGCATGTATCACGAGATCTACGACGCGATCATGGAGCACCGCCTGCCCCCGCGCACGAAGCTCACCGAGCAATCGCTTTGCGAGATCTATGCCACCGCGCGCCACACGGTCCGCAAGGTGCTCTCGCGGCTGGCGGCGGACGGCATGGTGGACCTGGAGCCGAACCGCGGCGCCTTTATCGCGAGCCCCTCCACGGACGAGGCCCACGACATGTTCGAACTGCGCCAGATGCTCGAGCGCGCCGTGCTAGACAAGCTGGCCGCCCGCGCCGACGTCAAGAGCGTGATCGCCCCGCTGCGCCGCATGGTCGCGACCGAACGGCAGGCATTCCTCTCGCACGAACGGCCGCGCTGGATCCGTCTGTCGGCCGAATTCCATACCGCGCTGGCCGAGCTTTCGGGCAACGCACTGCTCGTGACGATGATGCGCCGGCTGGTCTCGCGCACGACGCTGATGATCGCGAGCGTGGAAGCGCCGGGGCACAACGCCTGCTCGTTCGACGAGCACGACGACATCCTCGATGCACTGGAAGCGGGCGATGCCGCACTGGCGCAGGCGCGCATGGCGCACCACCTTGGCGCCTGCGCCGATCGCGTGCAACCCGACGAACCCGGCAACTTCGATCTGCGCAGCGTGCTTGGACAAGGCGGGGGACACACCCGCTGATGCTGGCGCGCGGTTTGCTCCGCGCCTCTGTTGCGACCCGGTCCCGCACGCTTTGCCACAGGCGCCACAGAGCCGCCGCGCGTGCCCAACGCCAATGCCCGGGAGTGGAGGCACGGATTTCCCCAATCGGAGAAGGAGACACCCATGACTTCCGCGAGTAGCACGCGTACGACTGATTCGACCGATGCGACGGACACGGCGACCCCGGCCGACCGCATCAACGAACGACTTCCCTCGGGCCGGCTGCTGGCCCTGGGCCTGCAGCACGTGCTGGTGATGTACGCGGGCACGGTGGCGGTACCGCTGATCGTCGGCGGCGCGCTCAAGCTCCCCAAGGACCAGCTTGCCTTCCTCATCAACGCGGACCTGTTCGCCGCCGGCATCGCCACGCTGATCCAGGCGCTCGGCTTCTGGCGCTTCGGCATCCGCATGCCGGTCATGATGGGCGTCACGTTCGCGGCGGTGGCACCGATGATCGCCATCGGCGGCGATCCCGAGATCGGCCTGCTCGGCATCTACGGCGCGGTGATCGCCTCCGGCATCTTCGGGATACTGATCGCGCCGCTGATGGGACGCATGCTCGGGCTCTTTCCGCCCGTGGTGACCGGCACCGTGATCACGCTCATCGGCATCTCGCTGATGCGCGTGGGCATCAACTGGGCCGGCGGCGGCCAGCCGACCACGCGCGCGGTCATCGACGGCGTGGTCAAGGACGTGCCGAACCTCGCCTACGGCGACCTCGGCAACCTCGCCATCGCGGGTCTCGTGCTCGTGGTCATCCTCGTGCTGACCAAGTACGGGCGCGGGCTCATCGCCAACTGCGCGGTGCTGCTCGGGATCATCGCCGGCACGCTCGTCGCGATGGCATTCGGCAAGGTGTCGTTCGAAGGCCTGCACGAGGCGAGCCTCGTGGCCGTCATCACGCCGCTGCACTTCGGCATGCCGACGTTCCAGCTCACCGCCGTGCTGTCGATGTGCATCGTCATGCTGATCACGCTCGTGGAATCCACGGGCATGTTCCTCGCGCTGGCCGACATCACGGGCAAGCGGCTGACCAATCGCGAACTCACCAACGGCCTGCGCGCCGACGGCCTCGGCACGATCGTCGGCGGGGTGTTCAACACGTTCCCGTACACGTCGTTCTCGCAGAACGTGGGCCTCGTGACCGTGACCGGCGTGCGCTCGCGCTATGTGGCCGTGGCCGGCGGGCTGATCCTGATCGCGTTCGGGCTGTTTCCGAAGATGGCGCACGTCGTGGCCTCGGTGCCGCAGTTCGTGCTCGGCGGCGCCGGCATCGTGATGTTCGGCATGGTCGCCGCCACCGGTATCCGCATCCTTGGGTCGTGCGACTTCAACCGCAATCGCCATAACCTGTTCATCGTCGCGATCTCGATCGGCTTCGGCATGGTCCCGACGCTCTCCCCCACGCTGTTCCAGTACCTGCCGAAGTGGACCGATCCGTTCACGCATAGCGGCATCGTGCTCGGCACGATCGTCGCGGTGGCGCTGAACCTGTTCTACAACGGCATGCAGTCGGCCGAAGAAGCCATGCGCAATGCCGCCGCCAACTCTCACGGCACCGAATAACTACCACGCAGCAGCCATGAGCCAACACAAAGATTCCCAACACTATCCACGCGACCTCGTCGGCTACGGCGCCGAACCGCCGCACGCACGCTGGCCCGGCGGCGCGCGCGTCGCGCTCCAGTTCGTCCTCAACTACGAGGAAGGCGGCGAGAACAACGTGCTGCACGGCGATGCCGGCTCCGAGCAGTTCCTGTCGGAGATCATCGGCGCGGCCGCCTATCCGGACCGCCATATGAGCATGGAGGGCGTGTACGAGTACGGCTCGCGCGCGGGCGTCTGGCGCATCCTGCGCGAGTTCGAACGCCGCGGCCTGCCACTCACGATCTTCGGTGTCTCGATGGCGCTGCAGCGGCATCCCGACGTCACGCGCGCGTTCGTCGAGCTCGGCCACGAGATCGCCTGCCACGGCTGGCGCTGGATCCACTACCAGAACATGGACGAGGCCACCGAGCGTGAACACATGCGCATCGGCATGGAGATCATCCGCGAGATGACGGGCGCGATGCCGCTCGGCTGGTACACGGGCCGCGACAGCCCCAATACGCGCCGGCTCGTCGTCGAGCACGGCGGACTGCTCTACGACGCCGATTACTATGGCGACGACCTGCCCTTCTGGACCGAGGTGGAAGTCACGGGCGGCGAGAAGAAGCCGCACCTCGTGGTGCCCTACACGCTCGACTCCAACGATATGCGCTTTGCCACGCCGCAGGGCTTCAACACGGGCGAGCAGTTCTTCCAGTACCTCAAGGACGCATTCGACGTGCTGTATGCCGAAGGCGATCCGCGCGGGCTCGACCGCCCGAAGATGCTGTCGGTGGGCATACATTGCCGCCTGCTCGGCCGGCCCGGACGCTTCCGCGCGCTGCAGCGCTTTCTCGACTACGTGCAGGAACACGACAAGGTCTGGATCTGCCGCCGCGTGGATATCGCGCGCCACTGGATCGAGACCCATCCGTACGGAGGCCAGGCATGAGCGGGGCAGGCACGCACTACACCCTCGCCCAGCTCAACGCGATGCCCGAGGCCGAGTTCGTCGCGGTCCTCGGCGGCATCTACGAGCATTCCCCATGGTTCGCCGAGTCGGCCGCTCGCAAACGCCCGTTTGCCGACCTGGCCTCGCTGGCCGCGGCGCTCCGCGAGGCCGTCGATCACGCGGGCCGCGAGGCGCAGCTCGCGCTCGTGCGCGCGCACCCGGAGCTCGCGGGCAAGGCCGCGGTGCGCGGCGAGCTCACCGACGAGTCCACGCGCGAGCAGAGTGGCGCGGGCCTGCACCTGTGCACGCCCGAGGAGTTCGAACGCCTGCAGCAGCTCAACGCGGACTACAACCGCAAGTTCGGCTTCCCGTTCATTCTCGCGGTGCGTGGCTACGATCGGCACGGCATCATCGCGGAATTTGCAAGACGCATCGACAACGCACCCGACGTCGAGTTGCAAACGTGCATCAACCAGATTCATCGCATTGCACAGTTTCGGCTCGACGACTTAGTATCCCGCTGAGCCAAAAAATCGGGCGAATAAAGAAGAGAGAGATCAGAGCGAAGGAACGTCGTTCGCCATGCCGGCACGCGGCAGCGCCCACCAGAGGCGTACCGCGCCGGCTGCCACAGCGGACCCAGCACACAGCGTTCTGAGCGGTATCAAACCACGGAGGTCTTTACCCATGTCGAAGCACTACAAGCCGGCTTTCAAGCTGGCGGCGATCGCGGCTGTCCTGTATTCGGGCGCCACCCTCGCGCAATCGGGCGTCACGCTTTACGGCCAGGCCGATATGTTTATCGGCGGCATTAAGAATCCGGGCACCGGCGAGCGCGCCTTCGTGGCGAACTCGGGCGGCATGCAGACGTCCTACTGGGGCATCAAGGGTTCGGAAGACCTGGGCGCGGGCACGCGCGCGATCTTCGACCTCAACGCGTTCTACCGGACCGACAACGGCCGCGTCGGCCGCTTCGATGGCGACTCGATGTTCAGCCGCAACGCGTTCGTCGGTCTCGAGAACAACAACTTCGGTTCGCTGAAGCTCGGCCGCAATACCACGCCGTACTTCGTCTCGACCATCATCTTCAACCCGCTGGTCGACTCGTACGTATTCTCGCCGATGGTGTTCCACACCTACCTGACGTCCGGCAATGCCCAGGTGTTCGACCCGGGCATCATCGGCGATTCGGGCTGGAACAACTCGATCCTGTACTCGACGCCGACCTGGGGCGGCCTGACCGCCAACTTCATCTACGGCCTGGGCGAGAACGCCGGCAACTACAGCCAGAACAAGTGGGGCGGCAACGTGACCTACTTCAATGGCAACTTCGGCGCGACGCTCGCGTTCCAGCAGGTCAAGTTCGACAACGCGCCGTTCGACGTCACGAACTCGACGAACCCGCTGCTGACCGGCGTCAGCAAGCAGACCGCGGTACAGGGCGGCGTCTCTTACGACTTCCGCATCGTCAAGCTGTTCGCGCAGGCGCAGTACATCAAGACGAGCATCAGCGCGGCCAATCCGAACGGCGACATCAAGCACACGAACGGCCAGGTCGGCGCTTCGGTGCCGGTGGGCGCGGGCGCGGTGCTGGCGACGTACGCGTACGGCAAGACCGAGAATGCGGTCGCGGACTTCAAGCGCAACACGTTCGCACTGGCCTACGACTACAACCTGTCAAAGCGCACGGACCTGTATGCGGCCTACTACTACGACAAGGTCACCGGCATCGAGCACGGCGACAGTTTCGGGGTGGGTATCCGTCACAAGTTCTGACGCGGCCTCGCTAATATGCCGCACTGCGGCATTGAAGCGAGATTGAAAGCAGGGACTCCATAGGCCGATTCAATTGGCGACAGTCACCTCTTAGTCCTTAAATGGGTTTCCGGACTCTGTGCCGGAACCACGTGACAGGAACGAGTGAGGTGACTCATGCGGCGCTATGCGAAAACCCGTTCGGAATTGATGGCGATCCTGAGCCAGTGCCTGGATAACAATCCGGAGTGCGGTGAGGTGGAGCTGCACGCGATGCGCGTGCATCAGCCCGATCACACCGGTTGCAACTGGAGTGCGGAAGTGGACTTCCGCGCGGACACCTTCGATGACGTGACGCAGCAACTCGCGGCAGCGCGTTCGATCATTGTGGTCATGCGCGAGCAGTACAACGTGTTGCAATAGCTGCGCACACAGGGAAAGGAAAAGCCGGGTCCGAGGACCCGGCTTTTTTTTGGGGCGTAGCGCTTAGCGCAGCGCGCCAGCCTCGGCGACCGCAACCGCCGTCATATTGACGATACGGCGCGTCGTCGCCTGCGGGTTCAGGATATGCACCGGCTTGGCCGCGCCCAGCAGGATCGGGCCGACCGTCACGCCCTGCCCGCCCGTGATCTTGAGCAGGTTGAACGCGATATTGGCCGCGTCCAGCGTCGGCATGACCAGCAGGTTGGCGCTGCCCGCCAGCTTCGTGGACGGCAGGAAGTGACGGCGCACGTCCTCGACCAGCGCGGCGTCGCCCTGCATCTCGCCTTCCACCTCGAGCTGCGGCGCCACCTTCGACAGGATCTCGGCGGCATCGCGCATCTTGCGGGCCGACGGACGCGTCGACGAACCGAACATCGAGTGCGACATCAGCGCGACCTTCGGATGCAGGCCGAAGCGCGAGATTTCCTCGGCGGCGAGCTGCGTGATGCAGGCCAGTTCTTCAGCGGTCGGATCGTCGTTGACGAACGTGTCGGTGATGAACAGCGTGTACTTTTCGAGCATCAGCGCGTTCATGGCCGCGAAGACCTTGGCCTCCGGCTTCATGCCGATGACGTCGCGGACGTGCTCGAGGTGACCCTCGAAGCGGCCCACCGTGCCGCACAGCAGCGCGTCGGCATCGCCCATATGCATCAGCATCGTGCCAATGAGCGTGTTCGAGCGGCGCAGCGCCACCTTGGCCATGTCCGGCGTCACGCCGTCGCGGCCACGCAGCGCGTGGTAGGCCTCGTGGTATGCGCGGTAACGGGGATCGTCCTCGGGGTTCACGAGTTCGAAGTCCACGCCCGGGCGCAGGCGCAGGCCGGCCTTGTCGATACGCATCTGGATCACGTGCGGACGGCCGATCAGGATCGGACGCGCGAGGCCTTCATCGACCACGCTCTGCACCGCGCGCAGCACGCGCTCTTCTTCGCCCTCGGCGTAGGCCACGCGCTTCGGCGCGGCCTTGGCGGCCGTGAACACCGGCTTCATCATCAGGCCGGTGTGATAGACGTAGTGCGTCAGCTGCTGGCGGTAGGCCTCGAGGTCCTTGATCGGACGCGTTGCCACGCCCGACTCCTCCGCGGCCTTGGCCACGGCCGGCGCGATCTTCTCGATCAGGCGCTGGTCGAACGGCGTCGGGATGATGTAGTCGGGTCCGAACTTGAGCTCGGCGCCGCCGTAAGCGGCCGCCACGGCGTCGTTGAGCTCGGCCTCGGCCAGCTCGGCGATCGCCTTCACGCAGGCCAGCTTCATCTCTTCCGTGATCTTGGTCGCGCCGCAGTCGAGCGCGCCGCGGAAGATGTACGGGAAGCACAGCACGTTGTTGACCTGGTTCGGGTAATCCGAACGGCCGGTCGCGATGATGCAGTCGGGGCGCGCGGCCTTCGCCACTTCAGGACGGATTTCCGGCTCCGGATTGGCCAGGGCCAGGATGATGGGCTTGTCGGCCATCGTCTTGACCATGTCGCCGGTCAGCACGCCAGCGGTCGAGCAGCCCAGGAAGACGTCGGCGTCCTTGACGATGTCGGCAAGCGTACGGGCCGACGTGTCCTGCGCGTAGCGGGCCTTGTTGGCTTCCATGTTGGCATCGCGGCCCACATGGATCACGCCCTTCGAGTCCACCACGTAGACGTTCTCGCGCTTGACGCCGAGGCTCACCATGGTGTCCAGGCACGCGATGGCCGCGGCGCCGGCACCCGACACGGCCAGCTTGACCTTGCCGATGTCCTTGCCCACGACCTTCAGGCCGTTCAGCAGTGCGGCCGCGGAGATGATCGCGGTTCCGTGCTGATCGTCATGGAAGACGGGAATGTTCATGCGCTCGCGCAGCTTCTTCTCGATGTAGAAGCACTCGGGCGCCTTGATGTCCTCGAGGTTCACGCCGCCGAGCGTCGGCTCCAGCGCGGCCACGATCTCGACGATCTTGTCCGGGTCACGGGCATCGAGTTCGATGTCGAACACGTCGATGCCGGCGAATTTCTTGAACAGGCAGCCCTTGCCTTCCATCACGGGCTTGCCGGCGAGCGGACCGATGTCGCCCAGGCCCAGCACCGCGGTACCGTTGGTCACCACGGCCACGAGGTTCGCGCGCGAGGTGTACTCGGCGGCCATCGCCGGGTCCTTGGCAATCTCTTCGCACGCATACGCTACGCCCGGCGAGTACGCCAGCGACAGGTCCCGCTGGTTCGACAGCGCCTTGGTGGCCGTGACCTGGATCTTGCCCTTGGTGGGGCTGCGGTGATATTCGAGTGCGGCGAGGCGCAGTTGCGCTTCAGGACTGTTGGGGGCGTGCTGGGGGGTTTGCGTGGGGGCTTGTTGCGACGCAACATCCGCGCCGGTAGTCTTGCTGGTCATTCTGCTCGTCCGGGATGAAGGCCCTGCCACACCATGCAGAACGGCGAGGGCCGGAAAATTCGAGCAGCCATTCTAGCCCAGCGCGCATGCGCGGTGTGCCTACTTTCTCTTCAGTCTCGGTTCAATGGGCTTTACTACCGAAGGGGAAAAAGCCTCCTATGGTTTGGCCTTCTCGACTTCGAGCGTCACGCGCCGCGGCCGGCCACTCTCGCCCGGGAAATCGGCGAACGCGCTCCGGATCATGTAGGGCATGACGCCGGCCAGGCTGCCGCCCTCGGTCGTGTTGCGCGCGGTGACCTGATAGACGCGCTTGCCCGACTTCGCATCCTTGAAGAACACGCGCAGGCTCGCGAACGTCACCGGCACGTCGCGCACGATCGTCTGCGGCGGCCAGTAGCCCGGGCCCCAACCCCACGGCCCGTAGGGTCGATACCAGCCGCCGTAGCCCCCATAGGGTCCCCAGTACGGCCCCCACGGGCCGTACCACGGATCGGGGTAGACGGTCTCCGCCACGCGCACCATTCCGGGGACGGCGTCGTAGTCCATGCTGACCAGATACCGTGCCTGACTGGCCGGCAATTGTTCGAATCCCACGCCGCCCAGCGTCGCCGCGAGCCATTGTTCGTATGTGGCGCGCTCCAGCTGCGCCTCCTGTTGCGGCGAGTTCTCGAACGCATAGGTGCGTGGCGCGTCGTTCTGCCATTCGGGCTGGCGGAACGCCGTGACCTCGGTGGTGATGGTGCTGGCGCAGCCCGAGAGCCACAGGGCCGCCAGCAAGGCCAGCGCAAGTGTCCGGCCACGGTTGAAATTTTTCTGCCACATATCGATTCTTCCCGCCTTCTTATCAACGTTCCCGCCACGCCATTCAGACCGTTTGCGTGACGCCGCGTTCCCGCGGCCGACCTCCTTCAACCCCGTTGGCTACAATGAGGACTTCGGCGCCGAACCCTTCCGCGCCGCCCGCCTTGTCTCAACGGCTTGTCCCAACGACCACCGAACACAGGATTCCCCATGCTCCGCACCGATACGCCCGTTACCGTCTATCGCAAGGACTATACTCCGCCCGCGTTAGCAATCGACCACGTGGATCTGGTGCTCGAACTCGATCCGCAGCGCACGATCGTCACGAGCACGCTGGGCTTCCATCGCGCGCCCGGTGCGGCGCCCGATGCCGCGCTGGTCCTCGCCGGCGAGGAACTCGAACTCGTCGGCGTGCGCCTCGACGGCCAGCCGTTCACGGGGGTGGCTACCGCCACCGGCTCGCTGACGCTCACGGGCCTGCCCGCGCAAGGCACGCTCGAGATCACCACCGCGTGCAACCCGGCCGCGAACACCACGCTGTCCGGCCTGTACGTCTCCAACGGCAACTTTTTCACACAGTGCGAAGCCGAAGGTTTCCGGCGCATTACCTATTTCCTCGACCGCCCTGACGTGATGACGACCTATCGCGTCACGCTGCGCGCGGATCGCGCCGCCTACCCGGTGCTGCTGTCCAACGGCAACCTGCTGAGCGAGCAGGCGCTGCCCGACGGCCGCCACGAGGCGGTCTGGGAAGACCCGTTCCGCAAGCCCTCGTATCTGTTCGCGCTCGTCGCCGGCAAGCTCGAATGCATCGAGGAACGGATCCAGTCCGCATCGGGCAAGGAGAAGCTGCTGCAGGTCTGGGTAGAAGCGCAGGACCTCGACAAGACGCGCCATGCCATGGACTCGCTGATCAACTCGATCCACTGGGACGAGCGCCGCTTCGGCCTCGAGCTCGACCTGGACCGCTTCATGATCGTCGCCGTCGGCGACTTCAACATGGGCGCGATGGAGAACAAGGGCCTCAACATCTTCAACACCAAGTACGTACTGGCCAACGCCCAGACCGCGACCGACGTGGACTTCGCGAACATCGAGTCGGTCGTCGGCCACGAGTACTTCCATAACTGGACCGGTAACCGCGTGACGTGCCGCGACTGGTTCCAGCTGTCGCTCAAGGAAGGCCTGACCGTGTTCCGCGATCAGGAGTTCTCGGCCGACATGATGGGCTCGGAGTCGGGCCGCGCGGTCAAGCGCATCGAGGACGTGCGCGTGCTGCGGCAGGTGCAGTTCCCCGAGGACGCGGGTCCGATGGCGCATCCGGT contains:
- the uraH gene encoding hydroxyisourate hydrolase, which codes for MGRLTTHVLDTAAGIPGQGMSIALHKIVNNQRETLKRLVTNHDGRCDAPLLEGDALVPGVYELEFGAGDYFRAQGVTLPDPAFLDVVTLRFGIADAAAHYHVPLLVSPWSYSTYRGS
- the puuE gene encoding allantoinase PuuE: MSQHKDSQHYPRDLVGYGAEPPHARWPGGARVALQFVLNYEEGGENNVLHGDAGSEQFLSEIIGAAAYPDRHMSMEGVYEYGSRAGVWRILREFERRGLPLTIFGVSMALQRHPDVTRAFVELGHEIACHGWRWIHYQNMDEATEREHMRIGMEIIREMTGAMPLGWYTGRDSPNTRRLVVEHGGLLYDADYYGDDLPFWTEVEVTGGEKKPHLVVPYTLDSNDMRFATPQGFNTGEQFFQYLKDAFDVLYAEGDPRGLDRPKMLSVGIHCRLLGRPGRFRALQRFLDYVQEHDKVWICRRVDIARHWIETHPYGGQA
- a CDS encoding DUF4136 domain-containing protein; this translates as MWQKNFNRGRTLALALLAALWLSGCASTITTEVTAFRQPEWQNDAPRTYAFENSPQQEAQLERATYEQWLAATLGGVGFEQLPASQARYLVSMDYDAVPGMVRVAETVYPDPWYGPWGPYWGPYGGYGGWYRPYGPWGWGPGYWPPQTIVRDVPVTFASLRVFFKDAKSGKRVYQVTARNTTEGGSLAGVMPYMIRSAFADFPGESGRPRRVTLEVEKAKP
- a CDS encoding porin; the encoded protein is MSKHYKPAFKLAAIAAVLYSGATLAQSGVTLYGQADMFIGGIKNPGTGERAFVANSGGMQTSYWGIKGSEDLGAGTRAIFDLNAFYRTDNGRVGRFDGDSMFSRNAFVGLENNNFGSLKLGRNTTPYFVSTIIFNPLVDSYVFSPMVFHTYLTSGNAQVFDPGIIGDSGWNNSILYSTPTWGGLTANFIYGLGENAGNYSQNKWGGNVTYFNGNFGATLAFQQVKFDNAPFDVTNSTNPLLTGVSKQTAVQGGVSYDFRIVKLFAQAQYIKTSISAANPNGDIKHTNGQVGASVPVGAGAVLATYAYGKTENAVADFKRNTFALAYDYNLSKRTDLYAAYYYDKVTGIEHGDSFGVGIRHKF
- a CDS encoding GntR family transcriptional regulator; the protein is MSKNLKLIAAATDDLPAADLKPARKGSVEERMYHEIYDAIMEHRLPPRTKLTEQSLCEIYATARHTVRKVLSRLAADGMVDLEPNRGAFIASPSTDEAHDMFELRQMLERAVLDKLAARADVKSVIAPLRRMVATERQAFLSHERPRWIRLSAEFHTALAELSGNALLVTMMRRLVSRTTLMIASVEAPGHNACSFDEHDDILDALEAGDAALAQARMAHHLGACADRVQPDEPGNFDLRSVLGQGGGHTR
- the uraD gene encoding 2-oxo-4-hydroxy-4-carboxy-5-ureidoimidazoline decarboxylase, with the protein product MSGAGTHYTLAQLNAMPEAEFVAVLGGIYEHSPWFAESAARKRPFADLASLAAALREAVDHAGREAQLALVRAHPELAGKAAVRGELTDESTREQSGAGLHLCTPEEFERLQQLNADYNRKFGFPFILAVRGYDRHGIIAEFARRIDNAPDVELQTCINQIHRIAQFRLDDLVSR
- a CDS encoding nucleobase:cation symporter-2 family protein; protein product: MTSASSTRTTDSTDATDTATPADRINERLPSGRLLALGLQHVLVMYAGTVAVPLIVGGALKLPKDQLAFLINADLFAAGIATLIQALGFWRFGIRMPVMMGVTFAAVAPMIAIGGDPEIGLLGIYGAVIASGIFGILIAPLMGRMLGLFPPVVTGTVITLIGISLMRVGINWAGGGQPTTRAVIDGVVKDVPNLAYGDLGNLAIAGLVLVVILVLTKYGRGLIANCAVLLGIIAGTLVAMAFGKVSFEGLHEASLVAVITPLHFGMPTFQLTAVLSMCIVMLITLVESTGMFLALADITGKRLTNRELTNGLRADGLGTIVGGVFNTFPYTSFSQNVGLVTVTGVRSRYVAVAGGLILIAFGLFPKMAHVVASVPQFVLGGAGIVMFGMVAATGIRILGSCDFNRNRHNLFIVAISIGFGMVPTLSPTLFQYLPKWTDPFTHSGIVLGTIVAVALNLFYNGMQSAEEAMRNAAANSHGTE
- a CDS encoding NADP-dependent malic enzyme, whose product is MTSKTTGADVASQQAPTQTPQHAPNSPEAQLRLAALEYHRSPTKGKIQVTATKALSNQRDLSLAYSPGVAYACEEIAKDPAMAAEYTSRANLVAVVTNGTAVLGLGDIGPLAGKPVMEGKGCLFKKFAGIDVFDIELDARDPDKIVEIVAALEPTLGGVNLEDIKAPECFYIEKKLRERMNIPVFHDDQHGTAIISAAALLNGLKVVGKDIGKVKLAVSGAGAAAIACLDTMVSLGVKRENVYVVDSKGVIHVGRDANMEANKARYAQDTSARTLADIVKDADVFLGCSTAGVLTGDMVKTMADKPIILALANPEPEIRPEVAKAARPDCIIATGRSDYPNQVNNVLCFPYIFRGALDCGATKITEEMKLACVKAIAELAEAELNDAVAAAYGGAELKFGPDYIIPTPFDQRLIEKIAPAVAKAAEESGVATRPIKDLEAYRQQLTHYVYHTGLMMKPVFTAAKAAPKRVAYAEGEEERVLRAVQSVVDEGLARPILIGRPHVIQMRIDKAGLRLRPGVDFELVNPEDDPRYRAYHEAYHALRGRDGVTPDMAKVALRRSNTLIGTMLMHMGDADALLCGTVGRFEGHLEHVRDVIGMKPEAKVFAAMNALMLEKYTLFITDTFVNDDPTAEELACITQLAAEEISRFGLHPKVALMSHSMFGSSTRPSARKMRDAAEILSKVAPQLEVEGEMQGDAALVEDVRRHFLPSTKLAGSANLLVMPTLDAANIAFNLLKITGGQGVTVGPILLGAAKPVHILNPQATTRRIVNMTAVAVAEAGALR